In Rhodothermus profundi, the genomic stretch AGCGCCCGAGCATCCAGCCCCATCCGAGCGAAAATACCGGCTTCCTGCGCCTGAGCCAGCCCAGCCCAGCTCAACACAACCAGTAAGACAATCCGCTTCATTCGATTACTAGAATTTTGCCCCAGTAGGTGGCCGTTCCTATTTCTACCGCATAGAAATAGACGCCATTGGCCACACGCACGCCTCGAGCATCCAGTCCATCCCAGATCACTTCATGCGGCCCAGCGGCCTGCGTTCCGTCAAAAAGCGTACGCATGCGTTGCAGGCTGAAGTCAAACACATGCACCCGTACAGAAGCCGTTCGATCCAGTTCGTAGCGAATGCGCACAAACGCATCCAGGGCCGGAGAAAACGGGTTCGGATAGGCATACGTATCAACGCGCGGAATTGCCGGCGACGGCTGCTCAGGGCGCAGAGGGACTTCTGCCCGAAACAGCCGCCAGGTGCGGCCCCCGTCGTCGCTGCGCAGCAGTCCATCCGAGGTACCGATCCACAGATGCGACCGGGTTACGGCTACGGCCAGCACCCGCACGTTAGGACGGAGCATGCGTCCCGAGGCTGCATCGTAAAAATCACGGATCGTTTGCCAGGTTTGACCTTGATCTGTCGAAATGAACAGGCCATTGTCCCCTGCAGCATAGACCGTGTCGCCCCGAAACGCGAAGTCGTTGATACGCTCCCCCCGCAGTACCTGTTGAAACGTGCGTCCTCCATCAGCGGTGCGGGTAATCCCGGAGGTCTCTCCAGGAATCTCTCCGGCCGGTCGTGTGGCGAACCAGAGCACCCGTTGCCCGTTGGGCCGCCGTTGCTCTCCGATCGCTACAATCCAGTTGCCGGTAGGCGCGTTGGGACGGCCGTCATTGAAGAAACGATCCCAGCTTAACCCGCCATCTGGCGAACGGTTAATTCCACCGGCCGTGCCAGCCCAGACCGTTCCTTCCTCATCTACATGCACGGCAAAGGCGAAATAATTATTGTAGCGATCAAGGACACTGGTAGGTGGTGCCACCCGAAAGGAATACGGCTGATCGGGCCGTAAGCCGTCGAGCGTGTCGGGAGGCAGAACGGCCCGGTGCCAGGTGCGCCCAAAGTCGTCGGAGTAGCGCAATCCGCCGTACCAGCTCGCTGCCCAGAGACGTCCCCGTCGACGGTCGTAGGCCAGATCAAACGTTGTGGCCAACTGAGGAGCGACAACGGGCTCTGCGGGAAGCCGTGAGATGCCATAGACAATCACCGTATCTGCAGGAGCGTCGAGGGGAGGGAAGCGAAAGCGCCAGCTTTGCCCGCCATCCGTAGAGACAACCAGGCCAACCGCTTCAAACACATCGTCCGCCACACCGTCGCCGTTCAGATCCGCCTGGTAGCGCGTGCCCAGGCTGGCCC encodes the following:
- a CDS encoding FlgD immunoglobulin-like domain containing protein: MWLWSKRLVWIGLLLGLSLGEGRSQSKVDWSRRVAELMPVAGIAENFVSNLAARGDSLWVGPRLDLTFDGGRTWYRARVDSITQGRGRVYALLVVGDTIWASLGTRYQADLNGDGVADDVFEAVGLVVSTDGGQSWRFRFPPLDAPADTVIVYGISRLPAEPVVAPQLATTFDLAYDRRRGRLWAASWYGGLRYSDDFGRTWHRAVLPPDTLDGLRPDQPYSFRVAPPTSVLDRYNNYFAFAVHVDEEGTVWAGTAGGINRSPDGGLSWDRFFNDGRPNAPTGNWIVAIGEQRRPNGQRVLWFATRPAGEIPGETSGITRTADGGRTFQQVLRGERINDFAFRGDTVYAAGDNGLFISTDQGQTWQTIRDFYDAASGRMLRPNVRVLAVAVTRSHLWIGTSDGLLRSDDGGRTWRLFRAEVPLRPEQPSPAIPRVDTYAYPNPFSPALDAFVRIRYELDRTASVRVHVFDFSLQRMRTLFDGTQAAGPHEVIWDGLDARGVRVANGVYFYAVEIGTATYWGKILVIE